Proteins co-encoded in one Listeria ivanovii subsp. ivanovii genomic window:
- a CDS encoding SbcC/MukB-like Walker B domain-containing protein, with translation MRPIKLTMQAFGAYAKKEVIDFEKLGTEQIFVISGKTGAGKSTIFDAISFAIFGKANTFDRESFSMRSHFATDKELTEVTLIFRLKEHIYQISRIPQQEIAKQRGNGTTTSPQKAELYELIGDEMKLLASSVRDVNTKMEELIQLNVDQFRQILMIPQGEFRELLVSDSKEKEVILQRLAHTLYYEKVENILWEKQKEAEVLVTEARKKVAELAELSTPGVEVAGKTTVEISTLQTKLIAQEEGHLSDLERELLVIREETSKAVEKVTLAKEQLLDWHNLDLYSEEVASLEQAMEYYKTMEERVEKAKRASNLRSQDVLCIRLKEQLQTAEMTEKQVVKDAEKVAEQFANAKKQKEMLAEQEAEYEKNKQHLFQLEEMEPKIIELETITVQKCRAELAWKEQADLLQKVMTNQQALLEELHLAETQLTEITKAELASLEAINQRTTIESLMEKNQELINKRTKMISWEKQKQTAEQTLTQLLSEKAAIEAMIKQEEAKFEKEQAAIFAEHLHDGEACPVCGSHTHPELATWKEAADAEKLEAAKADLQAKQLTIAATEKSISQLEWQLNEWADVQDLSLAEVEKHLAEQQQSTKELTKQIEELQLKVAQKETIQTKMTTLKNKQTEAESEKNNLGGQVESLHQQVQLTTGKLTYLEQSIPASIRDKAIFDQQKNTLQANIQNYKEKKERVDAAYQQAEKETTRLESTLTVAIKTTADAKNALQVQREIFKVAMKENHFSSYEDYKYALLSDEELTSLEAQISEYQKKRHLAISRQADLTVKLKDKQKPNIEQLEIFMKEKQQILTEIEEKTMRQRELVTKRKELVENYQKSIQTVEQAETSYADIGLLSDVARGKNPRRLTFERYILAMFLDTIIHRANHRLSKMTSGRFELRRKIEKAKGNVQSGLELEVFDEYTGLTRHVKTLSGGESFKTSLALALSLAEVVQEMAGGISLETMFIDEGFGTLDPESLEVAVECLLETQENGRLVGIISHVPELKERISARLEVTATNHGSTTKFITANS, from the coding sequence ATGAGACCAATCAAACTAACAATGCAAGCTTTTGGTGCTTACGCTAAAAAAGAAGTGATCGATTTTGAGAAACTGGGAACAGAGCAAATCTTTGTCATTTCTGGAAAAACGGGTGCTGGTAAATCAACTATTTTTGATGCAATTAGTTTTGCGATATTTGGAAAAGCAAATACGTTTGATAGAGAGAGTTTCTCGATGCGTAGTCATTTTGCGACGGATAAAGAACTTACAGAAGTGACGCTCATTTTTAGACTGAAAGAGCATATTTATCAGATTAGCCGTATTCCTCAGCAAGAAATTGCCAAACAGCGCGGAAACGGGACGACAACTTCTCCTCAAAAAGCCGAATTATATGAACTGATTGGCGATGAAATGAAATTACTAGCAAGTTCAGTTCGAGATGTTAATACGAAAATGGAAGAGCTAATTCAATTAAATGTCGATCAATTTAGACAAATTTTGATGATTCCCCAAGGTGAGTTTCGTGAACTACTTGTTTCTGATAGTAAAGAAAAAGAAGTAATATTGCAACGACTTGCGCATACGCTTTATTATGAAAAAGTAGAAAATATTTTATGGGAAAAGCAAAAAGAAGCAGAAGTTTTAGTAACAGAAGCCAGGAAAAAAGTGGCCGAACTTGCGGAACTTAGCACACCGGGTGTAGAAGTTGCTGGGAAGACGACCGTCGAAATCAGTACACTCCAAACCAAGCTTATTGCCCAAGAAGAAGGTCATTTATCCGATTTAGAACGGGAATTACTTGTTATCCGAGAAGAAACTAGTAAAGCAGTTGAAAAAGTGACGTTAGCTAAAGAACAGCTACTTGATTGGCATAATTTAGACTTATATTCAGAGGAAGTAGCATCACTCGAACAAGCGATGGAGTATTATAAAACGATGGAAGAACGCGTTGAAAAAGCAAAAAGAGCGAGTAATTTACGTTCACAAGATGTCCTTTGTATTCGTTTAAAAGAACAATTACAAACAGCAGAAATGACTGAAAAACAAGTTGTCAAGGATGCTGAAAAAGTAGCAGAACAATTTGCAAACGCTAAAAAGCAAAAAGAAATGCTTGCTGAACAAGAAGCTGAATATGAAAAAAACAAGCAACATCTGTTCCAACTAGAAGAAATGGAACCGAAAATTATCGAACTGGAAACAATTACCGTGCAAAAATGTCGTGCCGAATTAGCGTGGAAAGAACAAGCAGATCTTTTACAAAAAGTCATGACGAATCAGCAAGCGTTATTGGAAGAATTACATTTAGCAGAAACACAGTTGACTGAAATAACGAAAGCTGAATTAGCTAGCCTAGAAGCCATCAACCAACGAACAACCATCGAATCACTGATGGAAAAAAATCAAGAATTGATAAATAAACGAACAAAAATGATTTCTTGGGAGAAACAAAAGCAAACAGCAGAACAAACTTTAACGCAACTTTTATCTGAAAAAGCAGCTATCGAGGCGATGATAAAACAAGAAGAAGCAAAGTTCGAAAAAGAACAAGCTGCGATTTTTGCGGAACATCTACATGACGGAGAAGCTTGTCCTGTCTGTGGTTCCCATACGCATCCAGAACTGGCGACTTGGAAAGAGGCTGCTGATGCAGAAAAATTAGAAGCAGCAAAAGCAGATTTACAAGCTAAACAATTAACAATTGCTGCTACAGAAAAATCGATTAGTCAACTCGAATGGCAATTAAACGAGTGGGCGGATGTTCAAGATTTAAGTTTAGCAGAAGTAGAAAAGCATTTGGCGGAACAACAGCAGTCAACAAAAGAGCTAACGAAACAAATCGAGGAATTACAATTAAAAGTAGCTCAAAAAGAAACCATCCAAACAAAAATGACCACATTAAAAAACAAACAAACGGAAGCCGAATCAGAAAAAAATAATTTAGGAGGGCAAGTGGAAAGCTTACATCAACAGGTGCAACTAACGACAGGGAAATTGACTTATTTAGAACAATCTATTCCAGCTAGTATACGAGATAAGGCTATTTTTGATCAACAGAAAAACACGCTTCAAGCGAATATTCAAAACTATAAAGAGAAAAAAGAGCGAGTGGATGCAGCCTATCAACAAGCAGAAAAAGAAACTACTAGATTAGAATCCACTTTAACTGTTGCTATCAAAACAACAGCTGATGCGAAAAATGCTTTACAAGTGCAACGAGAAATTTTTAAAGTGGCGATGAAGGAGAACCATTTTTCTAGTTATGAAGATTATAAATATGCTTTACTATCAGATGAGGAGTTAACAAGTCTTGAGGCCCAAATTTCTGAGTACCAGAAAAAACGGCATTTAGCAATATCTCGCCAAGCAGATTTAACTGTAAAACTAAAAGATAAACAAAAGCCAAATATCGAACAACTAGAAATTTTCATGAAAGAAAAACAACAAATATTAACAGAAATAGAAGAAAAAACAATGAGGCAACGTGAACTAGTAACAAAACGTAAAGAACTCGTAGAAAATTATCAAAAAAGTATTCAAACAGTAGAACAAGCCGAAACAAGTTATGCAGATATCGGTTTGTTATCTGATGTAGCACGAGGCAAAAATCCACGTAGACTAACCTTTGAACGGTATATATTGGCCATGTTTTTAGATACGATTATTCACCGAGCAAACCATCGATTATCGAAAATGACCAGTGGGCGATTTGAGCTACGTCGAAAAATTGAAAAAGCTAAAGGAAATGTCCAAAGTGGGCTAGAATTAGAAGTCTTTGATGAATATACAGGATTAACTCGCCATGTGAAGACACTTTCGGGAGGAGAGAGCTTTAAAACCTCACTGGCACTTGCTTTATCTCTAGCAGAAGTGGTACAAGAAATGGCTGGAGGAATTTCACTTGAGACAATGTTTATTGATGAAGGTTTTGGAACACTCGACCCAGAATCGCTTGAAGTAGCAGTGGAATGTCTACTCGAAACTCAGGAAAATGGCCGTCTAGTTGGGATAATCTCACATGTTCCTGAGCTAAAAGAGCGAATTTCTGCAAGGCTTGAAGTAACCGCAACAAACCATGGTAGTACCACAAAATTTATTACGGCTAATAGCTAA
- a CDS encoding exonuclease SbcCD subunit D — translation MKFLHTADLHLGKIVSGVSMLTEQEFILAEITKIAQEEKVDALIVAGDLYDRAVPPADAVKVLNDILVKWNVELGIPIFAISGNHDSAERLSFGTQWYESSKLYMKGKCSADFEAIPFMDAEVWLVPYHEPAIIREAFKDYSIRSFEDAMQAVTKQIRAKWNPNKAQILVGHAFVSGGIPSDSERQLAIGNVDRVSTNCFDGFTYTALGHLHHPHAINHPSIFYSGSPLKYSFSEVNDKKSVRIVEIEGNSLVHVEERLLTPKHDMRIISGTLAELTENLVEKPDDFFQVNLMDEGALIDPMGKLRQFYPNILHLERKKQQLKESQANFEEVMKKDDLELFGQFFEYANGTELTNEQKQKLTEVFELARKEEAE, via the coding sequence ATGAAATTTTTACATACAGCCGATTTACATTTAGGGAAAATTGTTTCCGGAGTATCGATGCTTACGGAACAAGAATTTATTTTAGCCGAAATAACGAAAATTGCACAGGAAGAAAAAGTGGATGCGCTAATTGTGGCGGGGGACTTATACGATCGTGCCGTGCCACCAGCTGATGCAGTCAAAGTCTTAAATGATATATTAGTAAAATGGAATGTGGAGCTAGGTATCCCGATTTTTGCGATTAGCGGGAATCACGACAGTGCAGAACGATTGTCCTTTGGTACGCAGTGGTATGAAAGTAGTAAACTTTATATGAAAGGAAAATGTAGCGCTGATTTTGAAGCGATTCCTTTTATGGATGCCGAAGTTTGGCTTGTTCCTTACCATGAACCAGCTATCATTAGAGAGGCTTTTAAAGATTATTCGATTCGAAGCTTTGAAGATGCTATGCAAGCTGTAACGAAGCAAATTCGGGCTAAATGGAATCCTAACAAAGCGCAAATATTAGTGGGACATGCTTTTGTTTCTGGTGGGATACCGAGTGACTCGGAACGACAACTGGCAATTGGAAACGTGGACCGTGTATCGACAAATTGTTTTGATGGTTTTACTTATACAGCGCTTGGCCACTTGCATCATCCACATGCGATCAATCACCCATCCATTTTTTATAGCGGTTCTCCGCTCAAGTATTCCTTTTCGGAAGTGAATGATAAGAAGAGTGTGCGGATTGTTGAAATCGAAGGCAATTCGCTAGTTCATGTGGAAGAGCGCTTGCTTACACCAAAACATGACATGCGAATAATTTCTGGAACTTTGGCGGAACTTACAGAGAATTTGGTTGAAAAACCAGATGATTTCTTTCAAGTGAATTTAATGGATGAAGGTGCGTTAATCGATCCTATGGGGAAATTACGTCAATTTTATCCGAATATTTTACATTTAGAACGAAAAAAACAACAATTAAAAGAATCACAAGCTAATTTTGAAGAAGTAATGAAAAAAGATGATCTAGAACTATTTGGTCAATTTTTTGAATATGCGAATGGGACGGAATTAACCAATGAGCAAAAACAAAAATTAACGGAAGTTTTTGAGCTTGCGAGAAAGGAAGAGGCAGAATGA
- a CDS encoding lysophospholipid acyltransferase family protein, whose protein sequence is MFYHFAKNLVHFILIIIGGRFQVQNKDKIIEAPYVVVSTHTSWIEILYLGFALSPTPVHYMAKQELFKGKMLNWLMTHLNAFPVNRDNPGPSAIKAPIRMLKSGKVVGIFPSGTRKTTNLHLKRGAVTIAHKAKVPMLPAVYDGPKTFGEILKRKKIIIRFGDPVLFNDTELDQKELLEVKSQELMATFEQLQNEINQTKKK, encoded by the coding sequence TTGTTTTATCATTTTGCAAAAAATCTCGTTCATTTTATTTTAATTATTATTGGTGGGCGATTTCAAGTACAAAATAAAGACAAAATTATTGAAGCACCTTATGTCGTCGTTTCCACGCATACGTCTTGGATTGAAATCTTATACCTTGGTTTCGCCTTGTCGCCAACGCCTGTCCATTATATGGCTAAGCAAGAGCTATTTAAAGGAAAAATGCTTAACTGGCTAATGACTCACTTAAACGCCTTTCCAGTAAATCGCGACAATCCGGGTCCAAGTGCCATTAAAGCACCTATCCGGATGTTGAAATCTGGTAAAGTAGTGGGAATTTTTCCTAGTGGTACAAGAAAAACGACAAATCTACATTTAAAGCGTGGTGCAGTAACCATTGCTCATAAAGCGAAAGTACCAATGCTTCCCGCTGTCTATGATGGTCCAAAAACATTTGGTGAAATCTTGAAGCGTAAAAAAATTATTATTCGCTTTGGTGATCCTGTCTTATTCAATGATACCGAACTTGACCAAAAAGAGCTACTAGAAGTTAAATCTCAAGAATTAATGGCCACTTTTGAACAATTACAAAATGAAATTAATCAAACGAAAAAGAAATAA
- a CDS encoding CcdC family protein — protein MSLVISIIITLVFGAGIIMIRMKASKRPASVKGIIIPPIMMSTGALMFVIPFFRVSWIDILEAIAMGLVFSIILIWTTKFEVRHQYVFIKRTKAFPVILMGLLLIRIFIKYWISGSLEVGELSGMFWIMAFAMIVPWRIVMYFQYKNTEKELSKVEVSADYE, from the coding sequence GTGTCATTAGTTATTTCAATTATTATTACACTTGTTTTTGGAGCTGGAATTATTATGATTAGAATGAAAGCATCCAAACGACCAGCAAGTGTGAAAGGGATTATCATACCACCAATAATGATGTCGACAGGCGCGCTTATGTTTGTCATTCCTTTTTTCCGTGTATCGTGGATAGATATTTTAGAGGCTATTGCGATGGGGCTTGTATTTTCCATTATATTAATTTGGACAACGAAATTTGAAGTTCGTCATCAATACGTGTTTATTAAACGAACAAAAGCTTTTCCAGTTATTTTGATGGGATTACTCCTTATTCGAATTTTTATTAAGTACTGGATTAGTGGATCTTTAGAAGTTGGGGAATTGTCCGGAATGTTCTGGATTATGGCATTTGCGATGATTGTACCCTGGCGAATTGTGATGTATTTCCAATATAAAAATACAGAAAAAGAACTTAGTAAAGTAGAAGTTAGTGCAGACTATGAATAA
- a CDS encoding ABC transporter ATP-binding protein, with the protein MEEVNEQDEMLVMSGKEHREVLKRMLSYTKYHIPSLIWTGVLVLLVTLADVFAPILIKIFLDDYLTPMNIEIQALLILGAGYLGLTIGKSVVWYFQLLYFQKIALEIVQQMRIDIFSKLHSLGMRYFDKTPAGSIVSRVTNDTEAVKDMFINVLSTAIQSLFMLVGIYAAMFALNVQLALYSLLLFPLIVFIIFVYRKYSSKFYRARREKLSQLNAKIAESISGMSIVQQFNQERRLVKEFEKINKDYYDVGMKNIKFNALLLGPAIDLIYALAVVIILSFFGAESLIGPVAIGTIYAFISYFDRFLEAIYNVMERLAMYQEAITAASRVFRIMDETEEVPAQLNDPEAKITRAKIEFKDVSFAYEGGRDVLKNISFTAEPGQTVALVGHTGSGKSSIINLMMRFYEFERGDILIDGKSIKSHQIAELRKKTGLVLQDSFMFYGDINTNIRLYDKTISNEQIVDAAKFVQAEGFIQTLSDQYNHKVIERGASFSSGQRQLISFARTVVTNPQILVLDEATANIDTETESLIQTGLKRMREGRTTIAIAHRLSTIKDADLILVLSKGRIIERGTHETLIAEQGVYHSMYKLQNSGMDLDAAL; encoded by the coding sequence ATGGAAGAAGTAAATGAGCAAGATGAAATGTTAGTGATGTCGGGGAAAGAACATCGCGAAGTATTAAAACGGATGCTTAGTTATACAAAATACCATATTCCAAGTTTGATTTGGACTGGCGTACTCGTTCTTCTTGTCACGCTTGCAGATGTGTTTGCTCCGATTTTGATAAAGATATTTTTAGATGATTATTTAACACCTATGAACATTGAAATACAGGCATTGCTCATTCTTGGAGCAGGATATTTGGGTCTTACAATAGGCAAATCGGTTGTGTGGTATTTTCAACTACTTTACTTCCAAAAAATTGCTCTTGAAATCGTGCAACAAATGCGGATTGATATTTTTTCCAAATTACATTCATTAGGGATGCGTTACTTTGATAAAACGCCAGCTGGGAGTATTGTTTCTCGGGTGACTAATGACACGGAGGCAGTGAAAGACATGTTTATTAATGTTCTTTCGACAGCCATTCAAAGTTTGTTTATGCTTGTGGGTATTTATGCAGCAATGTTCGCACTAAACGTGCAACTTGCGCTGTATAGTTTGCTGCTGTTTCCTTTAATTGTCTTTATCATTTTTGTTTACCGAAAATATAGTTCTAAATTTTACCGGGCGAGACGAGAAAAATTAAGCCAATTAAACGCCAAAATCGCAGAATCTATTTCTGGGATGTCGATTGTACAACAGTTCAATCAAGAGCGTCGATTAGTAAAAGAATTTGAAAAAATTAATAAAGATTATTACGATGTAGGAATGAAGAACATCAAATTTAACGCGTTACTTCTAGGTCCTGCAATCGATTTAATCTATGCGTTAGCGGTTGTTATTATTCTTAGTTTCTTTGGTGCAGAATCACTAATTGGTCCTGTGGCAATTGGAACGATTTATGCTTTTATTAGTTATTTTGATCGTTTTCTTGAAGCGATATATAATGTGATGGAACGACTGGCGATGTATCAAGAAGCAATTACAGCAGCCTCACGCGTATTTCGTATTATGGATGAAACAGAAGAAGTTCCAGCTCAATTAAACGATCCAGAAGCGAAAATCACACGGGCGAAAATTGAATTTAAAGATGTTTCTTTTGCTTATGAAGGTGGTCGTGATGTCCTTAAAAACATTAGCTTTACTGCAGAGCCAGGTCAAACTGTTGCGCTTGTTGGCCATACTGGAAGTGGTAAGAGTTCGATTATTAACTTAATGATGCGTTTTTATGAATTTGAACGTGGCGATATTTTAATTGATGGAAAATCGATTAAGTCACACCAAATTGCCGAATTACGGAAGAAGACAGGGCTTGTTTTACAAGATAGTTTTATGTTTTATGGAGATATTAATACGAACATTCGTTTATATGACAAAACTATTTCAAACGAACAAATTGTAGACGCTGCAAAATTTGTTCAGGCGGAAGGATTTATTCAAACGTTATCAGATCAGTATAATCATAAAGTTATTGAGCGGGGTGCATCGTTTTCTAGTGGGCAAAGACAACTGATTTCTTTTGCGAGAACGGTAGTTACTAATCCGCAAATTCTTGTGTTAGACGAGGCAACTGCAAACATTGATACAGAGACCGAAAGCTTAATTCAAACAGGATTAAAACGAATGAGAGAAGGACGGACGACGATTGCGATTGCGCATCGACTTTCGACAATTAAGGATGCCGACTTAATTTTAGTTTTATCCAAAGGGCGAATTATTGAACGTGGTACACACGAAACATTAATTGCCGAACAAGGAGTTTATCATTCCATGTACAAATTGCAAAATAGCGGTATGGATTTAGACGCAGCACTGTAA